A single genomic interval of Persephonella atlantica harbors:
- a CDS encoding GspE/PulE family protein: MEQIFSVDFYQSNKILPAGENRFYITEETPFFAVEDVKLLTGKFPELIKISEEEFQEKLEEYISNLSHQTEEAKGEEVEGIEDLLQGTDTITVQFLNSTFLNAIRNNASDIHFEPFREKVIIRFRVDGILHEINSIDHSLYQSVSSRIKVIARLNVAEKRLPQDGRIRVRIGKKELDMRVSTLPTVFGERIVVRLLDKSTKILTLNELGFYQDDLKLYESIISRPYGIVLVTGPTGSGKSTTLYASLLKLKNPRKNIITVEDPVEYQIDEINQIQVNPKIGLTFAAGLRSILRQDPDIVMVGEIRDLETAEMAVHASMTGHMVLSTLHTNDAPSSVTRLVDMGIESFLVASSLEGIIAQRLVRRICNNCKEEVSPPVEEREIINKELGIDVNRLYVGKGCDICLGTGYKGRIAIYEIMNIDEEMRSFISKNSDSKKIRDMAKNKGMKTLLQDGLRKAIDGITTVEEVIQITKV; encoded by the coding sequence ATGGAGCAGATATTCTCAGTAGATTTTTACCAGAGCAACAAAATCTTACCAGCAGGGGAAAACAGATTTTACATAACAGAGGAGACACCATTTTTTGCAGTTGAAGATGTGAAACTCTTAACAGGTAAATTCCCAGAACTAATAAAGATATCAGAAGAGGAGTTTCAGGAAAAGTTAGAGGAGTATATATCTAACTTATCTCACCAGACTGAAGAAGCCAAAGGGGAAGAGGTAGAAGGAATAGAGGATTTATTACAGGGAACAGACACTATAACAGTTCAGTTTCTAAACTCCACATTTTTGAATGCTATTAGGAATAACGCATCAGACATACATTTTGAACCCTTCAGGGAAAAAGTGATTATAAGGTTTAGAGTAGATGGTATTCTCCACGAGATAAATAGTATAGACCATTCTTTATACCAATCTGTTTCCTCCCGAATAAAAGTGATTGCAAGACTCAATGTGGCAGAAAAAAGACTTCCCCAGGATGGAAGAATTAGAGTAAGAATAGGAAAAAAAGAATTAGATATGAGGGTTTCCACCTTGCCTACTGTGTTTGGAGAGAGGATAGTGGTAAGGTTGTTAGACAAGTCTACTAAAATACTTACCTTGAATGAATTGGGTTTTTACCAGGATGATTTAAAACTATACGAAAGCATAATATCCAGACCATACGGCATAGTGTTAGTCACAGGACCAACCGGTTCAGGAAAGTCTACTACTTTGTATGCTTCATTATTAAAGCTGAAAAATCCAAGGAAAAACATTATTACAGTGGAAGACCCTGTTGAATACCAGATAGATGAAATTAATCAGATACAGGTAAACCCAAAAATAGGACTGACTTTTGCAGCAGGTCTCAGGAGCATATTAAGACAAGACCCAGATATCGTTATGGTAGGAGAAATTAGAGATTTGGAAACAGCAGAGATGGCAGTCCATGCCTCTATGACAGGACATATGGTTTTGTCAACTCTTCATACAAACGATGCACCATCATCCGTTACACGACTTGTGGATATGGGAATAGAGAGTTTTTTAGTTGCATCTTCTTTAGAGGGTATAATAGCCCAGAGACTTGTTAGAAGGATATGTAATAATTGCAAAGAAGAAGTATCTCCTCCTGTAGAGGAAAGGGAAATAATAAATAAAGAATTGGGAATAGATGTAAATAGACTGTATGTGGGAAAAGGTTGTGATATATGTTTAGGTACTGGGTACAAAGGGAGGATTGCCATATATGAAATAATGAACATAGATGAAGAGATGCGTTCTTTTATATCTAAAAACTCTGATAGTAAAAAGATAAGAGACATGGCTAAAAACAAAGGTATGAAAACTCTTCTTCAAGATGGACTGAGAAAAGCAATAGACGGTATAACCACTGTAGAAGAAGTAATACAGATAACGAAGGTTTAA
- the gspD gene encoding type II secretion system secretin GspD translates to MRYSKLLVILFLFITTVNAFSITIGELNKLAKDFKKDNSVVLNFERIDIKLLSYFMSALTGKNIVYDQNIKGEVSLIFNTPVSINEAWDIYTTILKSRNYVVIDRGSFVEIIPENLSRKTTPPVVTSEGKSEELVTFVYRLEKSDITQILNILRGLKSPRGMVFSYNPAGVIIITDTRSNIASMKKVISFIENSTSLEKIKIYNLSYATSGEVTTALNSLLSDKSKKGITVKIMNLRSQNSLLVKAPDSLFKEIDKIIKEIDNPSSVSNVGRKFWILKLKNSKAEEIANVLNKLLQNISLIVSTSPKQEKNVKNFKGKNVATAKPRTVQSSKDRPKVVAEKNSNTLIIYGSKSEFEAIKDIVENLDKEKKQILITALITEVSEKVLKELGIRWQLFGTYGGAAFKGGISQEGFYNLVGATNFAVGALSTSGKTVNIAGTPLFFPDLLFLFSALERGTGFNIISSPKILTMENKEAVINVSQVTPFAQSLKFDVNGNPIINYDYKEVGLKLKVTPHISGKNIIMELHQEVNDVIGFEKPQIGQISYVVPITSKREINTSITVENGKTVVLGGLVSKKTIKTMEGVPLLSKIPLIGNLFKYNSNESDKTNLFVFITPYIINTPEDLAKITEEHKKLVEILNKEEEKKSKIEKKENRDSIEDYREKYFQ, encoded by the coding sequence ATGAGATACAGTAAACTTTTGGTTATTCTATTTTTATTTATCACCACTGTAAATGCATTTTCAATAACTATTGGTGAACTAAATAAGTTAGCAAAAGATTTTAAAAAGGATAACTCAGTAGTGCTAAATTTTGAGAGGATAGACATAAAATTACTTAGCTATTTTATGTCTGCATTAACAGGAAAAAACATTGTTTATGACCAAAACATTAAAGGGGAAGTTAGTCTTATATTTAACACTCCTGTTTCCATAAATGAGGCGTGGGACATATATACCACTATACTAAAATCAAGAAATTATGTGGTAATAGACAGGGGTAGTTTTGTTGAAATTATTCCAGAAAACCTTTCCAGAAAAACAACACCGCCAGTGGTAACTTCTGAGGGGAAATCTGAAGAGCTGGTCACATTTGTGTATAGATTAGAAAAGTCAGACATTACACAGATTCTTAATATTTTGAGGGGATTGAAATCTCCAAGAGGTATGGTTTTTTCCTACAATCCTGCAGGAGTGATAATAATTACAGATACCCGTTCAAATATAGCCAGCATGAAAAAAGTTATTTCCTTTATAGAAAACTCCACGTCTCTTGAAAAGATAAAAATTTACAATCTTTCCTATGCAACTTCTGGAGAAGTAACAACAGCTCTGAACTCTCTACTCTCGGACAAAAGTAAAAAGGGAATAACAGTTAAAATAATGAATCTCCGTTCCCAGAATTCACTGTTAGTTAAAGCTCCAGATAGCCTTTTTAAAGAGATAGATAAGATAATAAAAGAGATAGATAATCCTTCTTCAGTTTCTAATGTGGGCAGGAAGTTCTGGATACTAAAGCTAAAAAACTCTAAGGCAGAAGAGATAGCTAACGTGCTAAATAAATTACTGCAAAATATAAGTCTGATAGTTTCCACCTCTCCGAAACAGGAGAAAAATGTAAAAAATTTCAAAGGGAAAAACGTGGCAACAGCAAAGCCAAGAACTGTTCAATCCTCAAAAGACAGACCAAAAGTGGTAGCAGAAAAAAACAGTAACACCCTAATAATATACGGTTCAAAATCAGAGTTTGAAGCTATAAAAGATATTGTGGAAAATTTAGATAAAGAAAAAAAACAGATACTGATAACAGCCCTTATTACGGAAGTTTCAGAAAAAGTGCTCAAAGAGTTAGGTATTAGATGGCAGTTGTTTGGCACATATGGAGGAGCAGCCTTTAAAGGAGGTATATCTCAGGAAGGGTTTTACAACTTAGTTGGAGCAACAAACTTTGCAGTAGGAGCTTTGTCCACTTCAGGAAAAACAGTTAACATTGCCGGAACACCTTTGTTTTTTCCAGACCTTTTATTTTTATTCTCTGCATTAGAGAGGGGAACAGGGTTTAACATCATATCTTCTCCAAAAATATTAACAATGGAAAACAAAGAAGCTGTAATAAATGTATCACAGGTCACTCCATTTGCTCAGAGTCTAAAATTTGATGTTAATGGAAATCCAATAATAAATTATGACTACAAAGAGGTAGGGCTGAAACTGAAAGTAACACCACATATAAGTGGGAAAAATATCATTATGGAGTTACATCAGGAAGTTAACGACGTAATAGGTTTTGAAAAACCCCAAATTGGACAGATAAGTTACGTAGTGCCTATAACTTCAAAAAGAGAAATAAATACCAGTATCACTGTAGAAAATGGAAAAACAGTTGTTTTGGGAGGACTTGTTTCTAAAAAAACAATCAAAACAATGGAAGGAGTGCCCCTTTTATCAAAAATTCCTCTAATAGGAAATCTGTTTAAATATAACTCTAACGAGTCTGACAAGACAAATCTCTTTGTATTTATAACCCCTTACATAATAAACACCCCTGAAGATTTAGCAAAAATAACAGAAGAGCATAAAAAGTTAGTGGAAATACTAAACAAAGAAGAAGAAAAGAAAAGTAAAATTGAAAAAAAGGAAAACAGAGATAGTATAGAAGATTATAGAGAAAAATACTTCCAGTAG
- a CDS encoding PDZ domain-containing protein, whose protein sequence is MKTQNNISTSTLVEGVEGLSFIGSVISKNRKLAFLKKGNQVFFLEEGDRVNGFKIKEINKIFVKLQKGNQLYVLYPKGGNGSIYPKQKNATTQNLEKKIIKVSKLEVQKETEDIGKLLKNVRIVPVVKNGETIGFRFTYISPKSPLYKYGLRSGDLIKSINGMPVRTAEEAFKIYNMLRNEEHITLEIERRGKRKVIFYEIQ, encoded by the coding sequence ATGAAAACCCAAAATAATATTTCCACATCAACTTTGGTGGAAGGTGTAGAAGGATTATCCTTTATAGGCTCTGTTATTTCTAAAAATAGAAAGTTAGCCTTTTTGAAAAAAGGAAATCAGGTATTTTTCCTTGAGGAAGGAGATAGAGTCAATGGATTTAAAATAAAAGAAATAAACAAAATTTTTGTGAAATTACAAAAAGGAAACCAATTATACGTTTTATATCCCAAGGGGGGAAATGGTAGTATTTATCCAAAACAAAAAAATGCAACCACACAAAATTTAGAAAAAAAGATAATAAAAGTTAGCAAATTAGAAGTCCAAAAAGAAACAGAAGACATTGGTAAGCTCCTTAAAAATGTTAGAATTGTCCCTGTGGTTAAAAATGGAGAGACAATAGGATTTAGATTTACTTACATAAGTCCTAAAAGCCCCCTATACAAATATGGACTAAGGTCTGGAGATTTGATTAAAAGTATTAATGGAATGCCTGTGAGAACAGCTGAGGAAGCATTTAAAATATATAATATGTTAAGGAATGAGGAACATATAACTTTAGAGATAGAAAGACGGGGAAAAAGGAAGGTTATATTCTATGAGATACAGTAA
- the lpxK gene encoding tetraacyldisaccharide 4'-kinase produces the protein MLNIVSNIYEKLAVIRRKLYYKGILKQKKFPVPVISIGNLSVGGTGKTPLTIFTAKKLQEKGYRVCVLSRGYRRKSRGTVVVSDGNSIFVPWEEAGDEPYLMAKNNIPVVVSHSRYEAGIKALNSFPVDVFLLDDGFQHFQLYRDLDILVVDATKPFWEDKPLPAGRLREPAEFYRYADVIVVNRLNRAKNPEKVLEFLKNSEKQLFISEEKIENITDLKKNKNINFLKGKEVGAFSGLGNNGQFFQTVKDLSHKIGFTVSQFISFPDHYSYKKLNLPKKQLWLTTEKDIIKISQKQIEKDNIFALKYSLNLPEDFVQYLENIINAERLKKD, from the coding sequence ATGCTAAACATTGTATCAAACATCTATGAAAAACTTGCTGTAATACGGAGAAAACTTTACTACAAGGGCATTTTAAAACAGAAGAAATTCCCGGTTCCTGTTATATCCATAGGAAATCTGTCTGTTGGTGGAACTGGAAAAACACCTCTTACTATATTCACAGCAAAAAAGCTGCAAGAAAAAGGGTACAGGGTATGCGTCCTGTCAAGGGGATACAGAAGGAAAAGCAGAGGAACAGTTGTTGTATCTGACGGAAATTCTATTTTTGTCCCGTGGGAAGAGGCAGGAGATGAGCCTTATCTTATGGCAAAGAATAACATTCCTGTTGTTGTTTCTCATAGTAGATATGAAGCAGGAATAAAAGCCCTAAACAGCTTTCCTGTTGATGTCTTTCTGTTAGACGATGGCTTTCAACATTTTCAGCTTTACAGAGATTTAGACATACTGGTTGTAGATGCAACAAAGCCCTTCTGGGAAGATAAACCTCTACCTGCAGGCAGACTGAGAGAACCTGCAGAATTTTACAGATATGCTGACGTTATTGTAGTGAACCGTTTGAACAGAGCAAAAAATCCTGAAAAAGTACTGGAGTTTCTAAAAAATTCTGAAAAACAGTTGTTTATCTCTGAAGAAAAAATTGAAAACATAACAGACCTTAAAAAAAACAAAAATATAAACTTTCTGAAAGGAAAAGAGGTAGGAGCATTTTCAGGTCTTGGAAATAATGGGCAATTTTTCCAGACGGTAAAGGATTTATCACATAAAATAGGATTTACTGTATCCCAGTTTATATCCTTCCCTGACCATTACAGCTACAAAAAATTAAACCTCCCAAAAAAACAGCTGTGGCTTACAACAGAAAAAGATATAATAAAGATAAGCCAAAAGCAGATAGAAAAAGATAACATTTTTGCCTTAAAATACAGTCTCAATTTACCAGAAGATTTTGTTCAGTATTTAGAAAATATCATAAATGCCGAAAGGTTAAAAAAGGACTGA
- a CDS encoding segregation/condensation protein A, whose amino-acid sequence MFDEKIEKHPFDIVLKLMINGEVDPWNVDIVELADKYLQEIKNMHIPDLRLASKALAAAALLLKMKADALDLGEKEENPEKIHRKRIFGIKRFYTIDEIAHVLKKYIAPVIEFKPKRKYTRRKPYRRKPKTLEIPLFHATLEETIEALEKQFKDLEGFITLSQLNHPNKAQAFVALLFLNYEGIINIYQEEEFGEIYIEKNEEKLQKIA is encoded by the coding sequence ATGTTTGACGAAAAGATTGAGAAACACCCATTTGATATAGTGCTCAAGCTGATGATTAACGGTGAGGTAGACCCGTGGAATGTTGATATTGTGGAGCTGGCAGACAAATATCTGCAGGAGATAAAAAATATGCATATTCCTGACCTGAGGCTTGCGTCAAAAGCCCTTGCTGCTGCAGCACTGCTACTGAAAATGAAAGCTGATGCTTTAGATTTGGGAGAAAAAGAAGAAAACCCTGAAAAAATCCACAGAAAAAGAATATTTGGCATTAAGAGGTTTTATACAATAGACGAGATAGCCCACGTTCTGAAAAAATACATAGCTCCTGTGATAGAGTTTAAACCAAAGAGAAAATACACAAGAAGAAAACCTTATAGGAGAAAGCCAAAAACATTAGAGATACCACTGTTCCATGCAACCCTTGAAGAAACCATTGAAGCATTGGAAAAACAGTTCAAAGATTTAGAAGGATTTATAACACTTTCTCAGCTCAACCATCCTAACAAAGCTCAGGCTTTTGTTGCCCTTTTGTTCCTTAACTACGAAGGGATTATAAACATATATCAGGAAGAGGAGTTTGGAGAGATTTACATAGAGAAAAACGAAGAAAAACTGCAGAAGATTGCGTAG